A region of the Pyramidobacter piscolens W5455 genome:
CCCTGGGAAATCGCGGCAAAAGCTTGCCAAGCGGCGTTGGCTCGTCTAAAATAAATAGATATCTTCGATCATGTTTCTAACCGGTCGGTAGAAACAAATCCGCTGCCCGGAAGTCGAATTTTTCGTAAAAATGGCGAAGAGTGATGGACCATGATCCCGCGAGGAGGCGCTGAGGCATGAAGAAAATATGGCGGTGGCTGCTGACGGCGCTGGCGTTCTTCGCGGTGCCGGCCGGCGCGGAAGACAAACCGTACGTGGTCCTGGCGCTGTCCGGCGGCGGCATCAAGGGGTACGCCCACATCGGCGTGCTTCGGGAACTGGAAAAGGAAGGCGTTGGCATCGCCGGCATCGTCGGCACCAGCATGGGGGCCATCGTCGGCAGTCTCTATGCCAGCGGCAGAACGTCCGAGGAGTTGGAGCGGATTGTCATGGACGTCAATCTCGGCGAGCTGGTTACGGCGAGCGGCGGCAATTATTTCAATTTGTCCGACAAAGCTACGCGCGACATCAGCATGATCCGGCCGGAAATCTACACCGACGTTCACAACAAAGTGGCGGGGCCGCTGGGGTTCGTCGCCGGCACGAGTGTGCTCGAGTACATCGCTCAGCTGCTTTCCCACGTGACCGTGACCGATTTCCGCCGTCTGCCCATCCCGTTTGCGGCTGTCGCCACCGATCTGGTCAACGGCGAGAAAGTGGTGCTGCGCCGCGGCTCTTTGGCCTCGGCCGTGCGCGCGTCCATGTCCATTCCCGGCGTGTTCGATCCGTGGGAGATCAACGGCCGCCTGCTTGTCGACGGCGGCATGGTCTCCAACATGCCTGTGGAAACGGCCAAAGAGCTATTCCCCGGCTATCCCGTGATCGCCGTCAACCTCACCAGCGAGCTGGCGCCGCGCGAGAAGCTGAGCAGCGTGTTCGACGTGGTCGGCCAGTCCATCACCATCCTTACCATGCAGAACGTGCGCCGCGAGGCGACGCTGGCCGATCTGGTGATCAGCCCCGGCGTGAAGGAGTATCCCATCCTCGGCGCTTCGCCTGCCGCCGAGATTATCCAGCAGGGGCGCGACGCTGCCGTCAAGGCTTTGCCGCAGATCCGCGCGCTGCTGAAGAAAGCGCCGCGGCGCCCCGTGAAGGAAAAGGAGCCGGTGCCGCCCGAGCCGCCTCACGTGATGGGCGTGCACGTCGTGGGCGTGCCCGAAAAGATGGGCAAGGAAATAGAGCGGGAGCTGCTCAAGGTTTGGCTGGGACGCCCTGTTCCCATGAAGGAGATCGTCGCTGCCAGCGCCAATATTGCCAAGCGCGAGGACGTTCGCAGCGTCGATTACGATCTGCTGGATACCGAGCGCGGCGTTATCGTGCTGCTCAAGGTGCAGCGATTCCCGGCGCACCGTTATTCGCTGGGCGGCTATGCCAGCACCTACAGCGACATGGGATGGTTGGTGATCGGCAGCCGTCGTTACGATTTGTTCACGCCCGGCGACACGCTGCAGTCGAGCTTCTATCTTGGCCAGCGCTGGGGCGCGAATTTCAACTACTTCTGGGACATGGACGTGTCGCGCAGCTCCTTCTGGGAGGCGGACTTGTCGGCGTCTCATTTCAGGATCGACGCGTCCGGATCTCCGCTGGAATGGGAGCGCTACAACTTCGACGTGCAGCGCCACTTTACGCTGCACGACCGCCTGCGCCTTTCCGCCGGCGTGTCGGCGACGGCCGTGCGCCGCGTGGAAGGAGGCGAGAGCGCCAACTACGTCGCGCCTTTCCTCGAAGCGACGCTCAACCTGATGGACAATCCTGACGATCCGGTCAATGGCTGGCTGCTAAACGCCCGCTCCATGTGGTCTTCCGAGACGGGAACCATGCTGATGCGCGCGACTCTGACAGGGCGCCGCCGCATCAGCCCGAAACTCATGGCTGAGCTCCAGGGCGGCTTCACGGAAGGCGATATGGACGAAAAACGTTTGTTCAGCGCCTATCTTGGCGCCCGCGAAGAACTTTACAGCCTGGCGGAACACCCCATCGAGGCCGAGCGCTTTGCCTGGTGGCGCGCCAAGCTGCGTTATCCGCTGTCGCAGACCATATTCGGCAACGTCATCGCCGAGATCTTCGGCGGCCAGGGGTACGCCTGGGCCGACGATGGAGCCGAGATCGCCCAGCCGTGGGAAGTTGGCCTCGCGCTCTGCGCGCCGCGCCGCCTCATCGACGGCAAACTGTACGCCGTTTACACTGATCGTAAGGAATGGCGCTTCGGCGTCAGCATCGGCGTCCCCAACTGGGACGTGTTCCATCTGTTTTAAGTGAGAGAACAAAGGCCACCGCGGAGAAAACAGAGAAGCGGCGAAAAAATAAACGGATGAAAAAGATTTTTTCGTTTTTCGCCGCTTTTCCGCTCCGCCGCGGTGGATTTTGTTTTGACTTTTGATTCCACGCAGGAGGACAAGAGCGCAATGGCACGCAACATCACCCCGAGAGAACAGGATTATTCACAGTGGTATCTGGACATCATCAAGGCCGCCGAGCTGGCCGACTACGCGCCCGTGCGCGGCTGCATGGTCGTACGCCCCACGGGCTACGCGATCTGGGAGGACCTGCAGGCCAAGTTCGACAAGGCCTTCAAGGAAACGGGGCATGTCAACGCCTATTTCCCGCTGCTGATCCCTTCGTCGTTTTTGCGGAAGGAAGCCGAGCACGTCGAGGGCTTCGCCCCCGAGTGCGCGGTCGTCACTCACGCCGGCGGCGAAGAGCTGGAAGAGCCGCTCGTCATCCGCCCCACGTCCGAGACGGTCATCGGCGCGATGTACAGCAAGTGGGTGCAGTCGTGGCGCGATCTGCCCCTGCTGATCAACCAGTGGGCCAACGTGCTGCGCTGGGAAAAGCGCCCCCGCCTGTTCCTGCGCACCTCCGAGTTCCTCTGGCAGGAAGGTCACACGGCCCACGCCACGGCCGCCGAAGCCGAGGAAGAGACCGTGAAGATGCTCAACGTCTACGCCAAAATCATGAAGGAAGACATGGCGCTGCCCGTCGTCGAGGGCGTCAAGTCCGAGGGCGAACGCTTCCCCGGCGCGCTCGACACCTATACCTGCGAGACCATGGTCAGCGACACCAAGGCCCTGCAGGCCGGCACCAGCCACTTCCTCGGCCAGAACTTCGCCAAGGCGTTCAACATTCAGTTCCAGGACCAGAACGGCGCCATGCAGTACGCCTGGACCACCAGCTGGGGCGTTTCCACCCGCATGATCGGCGCCATCATCATGACCCACTCCGACAACGACGGCCTGATCCTGCCGCCCCGCGTCGCGCCCGTCAAGGCCGTGATCCTGCCGATCTCCAAGGACGACGCGACGTTCGCCGAACTCGACGCCAAGGCCCACGAGCTGGCCAATCGGCTCAATTCCGTGCTCGGGCCGCTGACCGTGCGCGTGGACGAGCAGAACCACATGCGCCCCGCCGACCGCTTCTTCTATCATTTGCAGAAAGGCGTGCCGCTGCGCCTCGAACTGGGCGAAAAGGACGCCGCCGCCGGAACCGTGCGCGCCGTGCGCCGCGACACCGGCGTCAAGGAAGATCTGAAATGGGAAACGCTGGCCGAGCGCGTGGCCGCGATCCTCGAAGACATTCAGAAGAGCCTCTACGAAAAAGCCTGCGCCTTCCGCGACGCCAACACGTACGAGGCAAGCAGCTACGACGAGCTGAAAGCGCGGCTCGAAAAGGGCGGCTGGGTCAAATGCTTCTTCGCCGGCGGCAAGGAAGACGAAAAGAGGATCAAAGAAGAAACTCAGGCCACCGTGCGCTGCTATCCCCTCGCCGAAAAAGACCGCACCGGAAAATGCGTTTACACCGGCAAAGAAGGCGCGCATCTGGCCATCTTCGCCAAATCCTACTGATGAGCACATATAGTCTGGAGGGGTTGATATGTTTAAAAAGATAACTATTACGCTGTTATTTTGTGTCTTTTTAATCGCTTTTAAAGGAAATGAAGCGAGTGCAAAAAGAATAGAGGTAAAAAAAGCATTTTTTTCAGATCTGAAAAAAGGGAAGCTTGACGTTCTTGCTTTGGCGAGAGTGCAGGGCGGAACATTAAATTTGAATTATGAAAACGAAATAATGAAAGTTGATGCCTTCCCGGTAATTGCGTGGCAAGGTTTTACATCATCTGATATCCGTCGCACGATCAATCATGCTTTTAGCGGACAGGGGGATTTTATATTTTACGCTAACGGTATGGGCTTCAGAGGCGAAGCGTACTTAGGCGGTATTGATGGAATAGCAATGAGAATAAGCAATAAAACATCTAAATTACTTTTTATTGATTTGAATAAATCAGCAATAACCGTGGGATCATATTATGGCGCGCCATTATCATCAGCAAACCGTAATCATGAAAATCCTAATGCAACATTGCCTCCATTACTCATTCCTCCTAAGGGAGAAGTGACTACAACGTTAAATCGTGCAGATTTTTATAACTCAAGTGACTTTGGTTGGACCTCAGTTTTTGAATTCCCAACGGATAAGAACATGCTGGGATATATTATTTTTGCGATAGGGGAAAAAGAAACAGAGTATATAACATTTAATTTGGACTATACAGTTCCTTTAGCAGCCTTAAAAAAATATCGTCGTAATCCCGGAGATTTAAGTTGAAATGTATATTTCAAGAAAATAAAATATGAAATATCCCTTCTATCCGTGGCAGCTGGAAGCCTGGGAAAAACTGACGGGGACGGACGGGACTCCCCTGAGCGCCGTGCTGTCGGCTCCGACCGGGGCGGGGAAGACCATGGTGGCCTACCTGTGGGCCGGCCTCGTCGACGGCGGAGGGAGGCCGCTCACCGACCGCAGCGGCTGCGACCGCGTCATCTTCACCGCGCCCATCAAGGCCCTCAGCAACGAACGCTACATGGATCTGCTCAAGATGGGCTTCGACGTCGGGCTGGAGACCGGCGACTTCAAAAAGAACGACGGCGCGCCCGTGATCTGCTGTACGCAGGAGATCTACGACCTCAAATACGCCGGCTGCGACCGCATCCGCCTGATCATCGACGAGTTCCATTACATTTTCAGCGAAAACGAGCGCAGCCGCGCCTACATCGACGGCCTGCGCAAGACCCATCCCGCCGTCCCCATCCTCGTCATGTCGGCCACCTTCGGCCAGCCGGAAGAGATCCGCGGCTACCTCGAACGCGTCATGGAGCGCGATTTCGAACTGTATCTGCTCAAGGAGCGTACTACCAGGCTGACCTATCTCAGCCACGCCCTCAGCGCCCGCGAGATCCACGACGCCTTAGTCTTTGCCTTTTCGCAGAAAGGCGTGCATCAGGTCGCCGACCTGATCGCCGCGCAGCGCATGGACATCGACAAGGACCGCAAAGCCCGTCTGCGCGACCTGGCGTGGATCCTCGAAGTGAACGTCGTGCAGAAGCACCTTTACAAAGGCGTCGGCGTCTATTACGGCCGCCTGCTGCCCAAGGAAAAACTGCTCGTCGAGCGCGCCTACCGCGAGCGCATCATCGACGTAGTCGTCGGTACCGACGCGCTGGCGCTTGGCGTCAACCTGCCGGCCGAGACCGTCGTCTTCGCCCAGACGGTCAAGTATTTCGACCGCCGGCCCCTCACCAAGACCAGCTTCAGCCAGATGGCCGGACGCGCCGGGCGCAAGGGCCTGTTCGACGAAGGTTTCGTCAGCTGGCTCGCCGATTCGCCCGTGGAATCCCGCGGCGTCGACACCGGCGAGATGTTCAAGGCGCTCGAGCGCACCGGCGACGAAAAGGCCACGATCGAGCTGTGTCCCGACTTCGGCGCCATCCTCAAAAAACGCAGCACCGTCGAAAACGAAGCCGATATCGTCGCCCGCTACTCGCTGCCCCAGCTCCGCGCCAAGACCGTGCTCGAAGAGATTCGCGACGCCGTGCGCCAGATCGATTCCAGCCTCGGCCTGCTGGCTCCCGGGCGCAAGGAAATGTTCAAGCGCATCCTCGCCGACGTGTGGTACGGCGAGATGGAGATCGACCAGAATCTGGAAATGGCCGATCTGTTCTTTCGCGGCGCCGGCAGCGGCGAAGAGTACGTCCACCCCGACGGCTTGATCGCCGCCGAGCTGTTCCAGAAGTACGAAAAGAACTTTTTGCAGGCCCTGCTGCGCGTCAAACGCTATAACAACTCGCTGCCCGACGAGTACAAGTTCAACGGTATGGACAAAGTGGAACAGGCCATCGAAGAGATCGACCCTACCGTCTTCGGCTTCGAAGACCGCATCCTCGAAATGGACAACACCGCCGTCGACCTGCCGGAAGCTGAAGTGCGCCTCGTCCCCGGCGACCGCGTGCGCCTCGAAAAGCGCCGTCGCGCCCGCAAAAAAACGCCGCCCGTCCAAAAAAACGTGCCCGAGAAGCAGGAGCCCAAACCTGCCAAAAAGCGCCGCGGGCACCGCGGCGGCCGTCGCCGCAGCGCCAAGAAGAAACAGCAGATGCAGGAAGCGCTGAACGCCGCGGAAGAGTAGCGCGTTCTTCCCGGTCCTTTTCGAATTAAACGAAACGGGCCTCCGCGTTTATGCAAACGCCGGAGAACCCGTCCCTTGATATAATAAATCGAACGCCAACTTTTCCCGATTCGCGAAAGGAGTTCTTCATGGACAACATCGTCATTCTCGACTGCGGCTCGCAGTACACCCAGCTCATCGCCCGCCGCGTGCGCGAAATGAAAGTGCACAGCGAGATCCTGCCCTGGGACGCGACGATCGAACAGATCATGTCGCGAACGCCCACCGGCCTGATCGTCTCCGGCGGCCCGCGCAGCGTGCTCGAACCCAATTCGCCCCGTCTGGCCGAGGGATTTTTCGACCTCAGGCTGCCTATCCTCGGCATCTGCTACGGCATGCAGCTGGCCGCGCTCCAGTACGGCGGGACCGTGCGCCGCTCCGCCGCGCGGGAATACGGCCGCGCAACGCTCGTCGTCACGGACGGCAAATGTCCGTTCTTCGCCGGCGTGCCCGAACGCTCGCAGGTGTGGATGAGCCACGGCGACGACGTGGAAAAAGTCCCCGCCGGTTTCGTCCCCACCGCCGTGTCCGAAGACGGCGTCGTCGCCGGCATGCGCACGCCCGACGACCACATCACCGCCGTACAGTTCCATCCCGAAGTCTCGCACACCGAAAAAGGCGCGGAACTGCTCGGCAACTTCCTGTTCAAGATCTGCGGCTGCAAGGGCGACTGGGACCTCGGCGACTGGGCCGAGAAAATGAAAGACGAGATCCGCGCCACAGTCGGCGAAGACAAAGTCATCTGCGGCCTCTCCGGCGGCGTCGATTCCTCCGTGGCCGCCGCGCTGACTGCCGCCGCCATCGGCGACCGCCTGCAGTGCATCTTCGTCAACAACGGCCTGCTCCGCGCCGGCGAAGCCGAAGAAGTGCTCGCCAGCTACCGACAGATGAAACTCAACGTCGCCTACGTCGACGCCGGCGAAAAGTTCATCAAAGGACTGGCCGGCGTCATCGACCCCGAGAAGAAGCGCAAGATCATCGGCGAGACCTTCATCCGCATCTTCGAGGAAGAAGCCCGCAAGATTAAAGGCGCCCGCTGGCTCCTTCAGGGCACGCTCTACCCCGACGTGATCGAGAGCGGCCAGCGCAAAGGCGCCGCCGTCATCAAGAGCCATCACAACGTCGGCGGCTTGCCCAAAGACATGAACCTGTCGCTGCTCGAACCCCTGCGCGAACTGTTCAAGGACGAAGGCCGCGCCGTCGGCCGCCTGCTCGGCGTGCCCGAAAACATCGTGCGCCGCCATCCCTTCCCCGGCCCCGGCCTGGCCGTGCGCTGCCTCGGCGATATTACCAAGGAAAAACTCGAGATCCTGCGCGCCGCCGACAAGATCTATCTGGAAGAGATCAACAAAGCCGGACTGTACGACGAGATCTGGCAGGCCTTCGCCGTGCTGCTGCCCGTCTACACCGTCGGCGTCATGGGCGACGAGCGCACCTACGCCCGCGTCTGCGCCCTGCGCGCCATCACCAGCCGCGACGGCATGACCGCCGAATGGTACCGCATGCCCCACGAAGTGCTGGCCCGCGCCTCCACAAGAATCTGCAACGAAGTCCGCGGCGTCAACCGCGTCGTCTACGACGTCACCAGCAAACCGCCGGCGACGGTGGAGTGGGAATAAGATGATAGCGTCCCGAGGGTGTCCAGTCATGCTGGACGGTTTCGACTGCCGTGCGGTATGCGTAACTTGCTTTGTGGATTTCCCTCGGAGTGCAGTTGTCATTCAATGTTTCAATCAAGTCAACCAATAAACAGTATGAACTAACATTGATGCTAGTTCTTCAATTGACAGATAGTGGTCTTTCTCTATATGGCAGAAACAAGTTGCCAATCTATAAGTTCAGAATGATCTTCGAATATGATTGTTGCGCTACCACGACTTAAAGTACGATGTTATCCTCCTATTTGAGGCAATGTCATCCTTCAGGTTTGATAAAGGAAATTAAGAAAAACAAGGGAATTTAAGATATGGATTACTTCAAACAAGGAACCGAACTGAGGTTGGCTATTAAAAATCTCGTATACGAATTTATGCTTAAAAATGAAGATTGCTCTAACTTGGCACAAGGAATGAAGCAGGCAGAAATTTTCCGAGCATGTGGTCTTGATTGGGGAGAATATCTTAATGCAACATCTTCAAACCAACAATATTGGGTCGTTGCGTTGCTTCGCGAACTTGAACGTGAAGGGAAAATCCAGCGTGACAACACTTCAAAACATTGGCGTCTGAAATAAATAAAAATGTCTTACCGATTTGTGAAAAATCGGTAAGACTGATTCTTATATAGTCAGCTTGACATAAAATGTTTAACGTCCTGAGGGGCCCAGTATCTCATATTAGGTTTTGTCGAAAAAACGTCATAACGTCATATTGCTCAAAGAGTCCGAAGCATTTAAACTTTAGCTGTGGAAAGGAGAAGATCTGAACTGACTGGCAGCGGATGTGGTTGAATCAAGGATATTCCGCCGTCGGCGCACCTTGAGTCAGGCAAACGCAGACGTCCGGCAAAATACGATAACGGCAAAATAATGAAAGGCTTTCTGTGGATCGCCGGAAACAGGGTGTAGTGGAAAGAGCTTCCTGAACGCTATGGTATATGGCAATGGTAGGCAGTTTATGCACGCTTCCGGCTGTGGAAACAACGGGAAATATCCGGGGACAATCCTTGACGCGACGTGAACGGGGAAAACATTTCTATTGATTCTACTTCCTGCAAGGGACACCAGGGGGCTAACGGCGAGAAAAAACAGTCGGCATATCGCCTAGGCCGTAATATGAAGGTCCATGCCATGAGAGAGGTCCTAGGCAATCCCGCGGCTTTTATGCTCTGTTCTGGTAACAACCATGATGCCCTGCATGCCGTTTTCTTTCTCCACGAGATATAGAAATCAAGGGAAGCAACGTTATCGGCGATAAATCTTATAATTCACAGGCTATCAAGGAACACATTCTTTCTCATCGGACATTTTCTCTAAGAGCAGTAACACTAGGCTGTGGTTTATAGATCACCACGTTTATAAGGTGCGGTACCTAGTCGAGTACTTCTTTCTTTGTCTTTGCTCTTCTCATTGTTACCATCGTTGTCTTGACAAAGGAATGCAAACTCTACGTTTTTTAGTAGGCTTGAAAAGTTAGGAGTTGAGGATGATTGTGAATGATCAATCCATTCAAGTTGTAAATAGTATGGACAGTGATATAAGTGATTTGCGCGAAATTAATGATTTTATATTGTCTATATTTAGAGATATTTGGGGTGCTGAATACAAGACTGCAGAAAAGTGTGAGATTTACAATGATCCTAATTCATCGTGTCCCATGTTAATGATTGAAGAAATTCCACTTAAAATTCGTTTAAAACTAACTTCATTAAAATGCTGGGCACAGGCTATTTTTCAGCTTTCCCATGAGCTTTGTCATTATATAATACGGCAACATAAATACGACAAGGATTTTATTCTTGGCTGGTTTGAAGAAATTATTTGTGAAGCTGTATCGCTCTATACATTAGAAATAGCATATAAAAAATGGAAAAGTTGTAGCCTTAGTGAACAAGGTCCTGAATATAATATTAAAATTTATGATTATTTACAAAAAGAACTAGCACAAGACGAAACAGACGCGCTAGCTAAATGTACAACTCTTCAGCTACTTGCAGAATATGAGAAGCGACATATCCATGATAGGGATTCACATAGACACGAACGTAACCGACTTTATAAGTCGATATCCATTGATTCTAAAAATATTCCGATATTATGTAAATATGCTAACTATATAAATCAGGATAAACTTACACTTGATTTTGACAGCTGGGATAAAAATTATCTATGCTTGATTTTAAAGGAGTTACGTAATATTCAGCCAGTAAGATAATGAAAAAGTAAGAAGATTTTTTGCCCTTGCCACACACATTGCCTTTTTACAAAAATAGTCATATCCCTTTGGCAGGGGCGTAAACTTTGAGATGTCCGTTTCCAATGTGGAAGAGCTTTACGATAAAGTGATAACTGCGGGGATCGAGCCGTTTAGAAGATTATCGACCAGTCGCTACAGAAGCGGGACGGAGGAGATCGTCCAGAAAGAGTTTTTGGTTCAGGATCCTGACGGGTATCTCTTGAGATTTACAGACTGACGAGAAAAGCGCATGGCTTGAAGAGCGCATGGCTTGAAGAGCGAAAAATCCTTCAGCCATGTGCTTTTTCTGTATTTGTTGAAGAGTGTCGACCTGAAAAACTGTTCCGCGGCGCTGGATATACCAGACGGGGAGCTGCAGGATGTTTTCGCGCGGGAGGTTGGGCTGGGGCATGAATCGAGGCGCCGTCCGATTTCCGCGAAAGAAACTCCTTGCGCCAGACATTTTTCGACGTTTTTGCGATCCGACAACGTCAAACGCTTTCTCAGTGCCCATCCCTTTAAAAACACGTCAGAGAAATCGCATCAAACTTAATGCACACCGAAGCTTTCAGATTAAATGCAACGATGGCTCGATATTTACATTGCAGTGACTTTGACGATTGGCTGATGTAAATATTTTGATGTAAAAACGTAAAATATTTATTGACGTATCTTGAGAGCCGGGCTATACTTGGGCCCAAAAGGAGGCTGATAAAATGTATGAGATAGCAGATTTGTTTGATATGCGCAGCGCTGTCGGAGCGAAACTCGAATCGATATTGCTTGAACGTGGTTTTACGAAAGCTGGTTTCTGCAAGGCCGCGGGCATATCGCGCCCGACTTTGGACAAGCTTTTGTCCGCAGGCATTACGAACGAGACGAATTACGAAAAACATATTACAAAGGTTCTTGACGGTTTGAAAATCTCCGCAGATATGTTAATGGGAAACAGCCCGAATCGATTCAATCAAACCCGGCTCCTGAAGCAGCTTCTTCGAGTTGACGAGAAGCAGCTGGCCGAATGTACGGGAGTATCGACGGCGCGACTGAAAGAAATTGAAGCCGGCGCAAAAGCTGAGATCTCTGAACTTCGCGACCTTGCCTATGCCTTGCGCACAGGCGTGCGGAGCCTCCTGGGGACGAATTATTTCCCACCTCAAATAGCAAGGTGGGAAGCGTCCCTTGACCGTTGCAGCGCAGGAGATGAATTAGCGGAAAACGGGTTCTGGGGGCATATGGGAATTCTCCCCTCATCTTCCGAGAAATATCTTTGGTATCCGATTACCGGAACCACGCGAAGCATGGTTTATAGTTGGCTCGGACACGGATATCTTGTCATCCCTTGCATGAATAACAAAGTTCTTTTGATCAACACAAACAATGTTGATAGAATTGTTTTACTTGACGATGGGTGTAGTGCGCCTAGTTCATGCACCTGGGATTCGTCTGTCGACGAAGGTGATGTTCCGCCAGTCGTCTACGAGTCATTGAGTGACTACACGTATTACGAAGAGACCAAAGAAAAAATACCGGAAAAACTTATCTCTCCAAATCTGTGCGAAGTGATGGCCAGTTACGTCGAGAAAGATGACGCTACAAGTGACGCATTATTATCTGAGGAAGCAGTCTGCCGCTACGTCGACGGCAAAACAGAGCAGTATAACATCGATTTTGGTCAAGAGCAATCCTTGAGTTTTGAAATCTCATTGATCTACGAACTCGGCGATGAAGCTTCTGACGAACGTTTTTTGTTCTTCCATGATAACGATGGCGCAGAGAATTTTCTAAATAAAGAAAAGATATCGATTCTTGAACTTCCGCTGTTTAATATAGAAGAGACTATTTGCAAAGAGCAGGAAGAGGAGCTCGCAGAATAAAACGAGATATATAAAGGAGCGACAGCAAGATCATACTGCTGTCGCTCCTTTATTTTTTGATGCTGAGAAAACTGTGCGCGTGCAAAGAAATTGAAATATTGGGGCGGAAACATGCAAAGATCACGTTCACATGTTGCTGAGCGTTCCGCCCAAATAAGCATATCGCAGGTGATGGGTAGTTGAAAGGTAAAAGCAGCCTGATGATTTACGAGAAGTACGCGAATCTGAAGTACGAATATGCAATCGTCATTTTGGGCGCCGCGGGGATTACGCAAACGCGGCAGGACGCACCAAAGAGGCAGCCTGTGAGAGGTGCACGGCTGACGGGGTGCTCGATGAGCCTCCGGGCTTGACCTGTGTGATTACCGCCGGCCGGCCATCGCTTCGACGTCTCCGAGCCAGGCGTCGATAGAGCTTGTCACGTTGCAGAGATGACCGTCGCGGATGTCGGCTTTGGGGGCTGACGCCCGCAGGCTCTCGACGCTCTCGTGGATCGAACTGCCGCCGCTGGTGGCAAAGGGCAGGATGGTTTTGCCGTCGAGGTTGTGGGCGTCGAGGAAGGAGCGGATGGGCATCGGTTCCACGAACCACCAGATCGGATAGCCCAGCAGGATCAGGTCGTAGTCTCCGATGCCGGGCACGGAGGCGGTCAGCGGGGGATGGATGTTTTCGGCTTTTTCCTTTTTGGCCTGAGCCACGGTGTCGCTGTAACCGGCGGGGTAGGGCGTTTCGGTGCGGATCTCGAAGATGTCGCCGCCGATTTTTTCATGAATGGCGCGGGCTGCCGCGCGCGTGTTGCCGCCCCAGGAGAAATACGCGACGAGAATCTTCTTGCCGTTTTTGGCGGTCGTGCCGAGCACGTCTTTTTCCGCGGCGGTGGCGTCTACGCGCGCGCGGCTCGTGTGCAGCCAGCCGACGACGGATTCCCATTTCCACGCGGCGGCGCCGGTGGCGACGAGCACCAGCGCCAGCAGGACCATCATCAGTTTTTTCATCGGGATCACCTCATTTGCAAGATCGCGGCCTATGGCCGCTGTGATGATATCGTCACTATAACACATGGATCAGGCTTCATGGCGTGGGGGATTTTGCATCCCGTCCGTCTTTTGAGCGGCGCTTCTTTTTGCGGGGAGCTCCTGCTAAAATGATCCTGAAACGTCGGCAGGCGT
Encoded here:
- a CDS encoding helix-turn-helix domain-containing protein is translated as MFLKGWALRKRLTLSDRKNVEKCLAQGVSFAEIGRRLDSCPSPTSRAKTSCSSPSGISSAAEQFFRSTLFNKYRKSTWLKDFSLFKPCALQAMRFSRQSVNLKRYPSGS
- a CDS encoding helix-turn-helix domain-containing protein is translated as MYEIADLFDMRSAVGAKLESILLERGFTKAGFCKAAGISRPTLDKLLSAGITNETNYEKHITKVLDGLKISADMLMGNSPNRFNQTRLLKQLLRVDEKQLAECTGVSTARLKEIEAGAKAEISELRDLAYALRTGVRSLLGTNYFPPQIARWEASLDRCSAGDELAENGFWGHMGILPSSSEKYLWYPITGTTRSMVYSWLGHGYLVIPCMNNKVLLINTNNVDRIVLLDDGCSAPSSCTWDSSVDEGDVPPVVYESLSDYTYYEETKEKIPEKLISPNLCEVMASYVEKDDATSDALLSEEAVCRYVDGKTEQYNIDFGQEQSLSFEISLIYELGDEASDERFLFFHDNDGAENFLNKEKISILELPLFNIEETICKEQEEELAE
- a CDS encoding flavodoxin → MKKLMMVLLALVLVATGAAAWKWESVVGWLHTSRARVDATAAEKDVLGTTAKNGKKILVAYFSWGGNTRAAARAIHEKIGGDIFEIRTETPYPAGYSDTVAQAKKEKAENIHPPLTASVPGIGDYDLILLGYPIWWFVEPMPIRSFLDAHNLDGKTILPFATSGGSSIHESVESLRASAPKADIRDGHLCNVTSSIDAWLGDVEAMAGRR